A single Sander lucioperca isolate FBNREF2018 chromosome 24, SLUC_FBN_1.2, whole genome shotgun sequence DNA region contains:
- the kynu gene encoding kynureninase isoform X1: protein MKRYISSLCSCSLLFFASLFSYIFPFSPLNSFRLISLFLYIFEDIVYSLDEDPENQNFAFSPPHFCEVSARPPDPSVMDPLVGSTARETLERVSASLGCGPTDAEVAAHLDQHDALRHLRDQFLVPKIKDLPPSDLSLVDGAEECIYLVGNSLGLQPKTARKYVEEELDKWAKAAIHGHTEGSRPWAWAENNIEELMANVVGAKPEEVALMNGLTVNLHLLLLSFYKPTSGRHKILLEEKAFPSDHYAVESQIRLQGLDPQKSMLLLSPRPGEETLRTDDILEAIEKEGDSIAVVMFSGVQYYTGQLFDMAAITEAGQRKGCYVGFDCAHAAGNAELKLHDWGVDFACWCSYKYINSGAGGLAGAFIHEKHRDTIQPALLGWWGHDLKTRFQMNNVMELQPGVSGFRLSNQPILLVCPLQASLEVFNMTSMQALRRKSLLLTGYLEYLIQHYYSKDAAQPHKAHVHIVTPSDPQQRGCQLSLSFSVPILKIFRELEKRGVACDMREPNVLRVAPVPLYNSFSDVHRFVQTLGSALTAGSQ from the exons ATGAAGCGGTATATTTCCTCTCTTTGCAGCTGTTCTCTTCTGTTTTTTGCCTCccttttttcttacatttttcctttttccccCCTAAATTCTTTTCgtcttatttctttgttcctgtATATCTTTGAGGACATTGTTTATAGTCTTGATGAAGATCCAGAGAACCAAAACTTTGCGTTCTCCCCCCcacacttttgtgaag ttTCAGCTCGACCTCCCGATCCCTCCGTAATGGACCCGTTAGTTGGCTCGACGGCGAGAGAAACTTTGGAGCGAGTTTCGGCTTCGCTGGGCTGCGGTCCGACCGATGCAGAGGTGGCTGCACATCTGGACCAGCATGACGCCCTCAGACATCTCAGGGACCAGTTCCTGGTGCCCAAAATCAAAGATCTGCCTCCCT CTGATCTCTCGCTGGTCGACGGGGCCGAGGAATGCATCTACCTGGTGGGAAACTCCCTGGGGCTTCAGCCCAAAACGGCCCGGAAATACGTGGAAGAGGAGCTGGACAAGTGGGCCAAAGC GGCCATCCACGGTCACACCGAAGGCTCCCGACCCTGGGCATGGGCTGAGAACAACATAGAGGAACTCATGGCCAATGTTGTTG GAGCGAAACCTGAAGAGGTGGCGCTGATGAACGGCCTGACGGTTAATCTCCACCTTCTACTG CTTTCCTTCTACAAACCCACATCAGGGCGGCACAAAATCCTCCTGGAGGAGAAGGCCTTTCCTTCAGACCAC TACGCGGTGGAGTCTCAGATCCGCCTGCAAGGATTGGACCCTCAGAAGagcatgctgctgctgtcacCCAGACCG GGAGAAGAGACTCTGAGAACCGACGACATCCTGGAGGCCATCGAGAAGGAGGGCGACTCCATCGCTGTGGTGATGTTCAGCGGCGTTCAGTATTACACCGGCCAGCTGTTCGACATGGCCGCCATCACCGAGGCTGGCCAGAGGAAG GGCTGTTACGTGGGTTTTGACTGCGCCCATGCTGCGGGAAACGCCGAGCTGAAGCTGCACGACTGGGGAGTGGACTTCGCCTGCTGGTGCTCCTACAAG TATATAAACTCAGGTGCTGGTGGTCTAGCCGGGGCGTTTATCCACGAGAAACATCGAGACACCATCCAACCTGC GCTGCTGGGATGGTGGGGACATGACCTGAAAACTCGGTTCCAGATGAATAACG TCATGGAGCTGCAGCCTGGAGTGAGCGGCTTCCGACTGTCCAACCAGCCCATCCTGCTTGTCTGCCCCCTGCAGGCCAGTTTGGAG GTGTTTAACATGACCAGTATGCAGGCGTTGCGGAGGAAGTCTCTCCTGTTGACAGGCTACCTGGAGTATCTGATCCAGCATTATTACAGTAAGGACGCCGCTCAGCCTCACAAAGCCCACGTCCACATCGTCACGCCCTCGGACCCTCAGCAGAGAGGCTGCCAGCTATCGCTCTCCTTCTCCGTTCCTATCCTGAAAATCTTCCGGGAGCTGGAGAAGAGGGGAGTCGCT TGTGACATGAGGGAGCCTAATGTGCTGCGagttgctccggtgccgctctACAACTCGTTTAGCGACGTTCACCGCTTCGTCCAAACACTGGGATCAGCGCTCACCGCCGGCAGCCAATGA
- the kynu gene encoding kynureninase isoform X3, whose amino-acid sequence MDPLVGSTARETLERVSASLGCGPTDAEVAAHLDQHDALRHLRDQFLVPKIKDLPPSDLSLVDGAEECIYLVGNSLGLQPKTARKYVEEELDKWAKAAIHGHTEGSRPWAWAENNIEELMANVVGAKPEEVALMNGLTVNLHLLLLSFYKPTSGRHKILLEEKAFPSDHYAVESQIRLQGLDPQKSMLLLSPRPGEETLRTDDILEAIEKEGDSIAVVMFSGVQYYTGQLFDMAAITEAGQRKGCYVGFDCAHAAGNAELKLHDWGVDFACWCSYKYINSGAGGLAGAFIHEKHRDTIQPALLGWWGHDLKTRFQMNNVMELQPGVSGFRLSNQPILLVCPLQASLEVFNMTSMQALRRKSLLLTGYLEYLIQHYYSKDAAQPHKAHVHIVTPSDPQQRGCQLSLSFSVPILKIFRELEKRGVACDMREPNVLRVAPVPLYNSFSDVHRFVQTLGSALTAGSQ is encoded by the exons ATGGACCCGTTAGTTGGCTCGACGGCGAGAGAAACTTTGGAGCGAGTTTCGGCTTCGCTGGGCTGCGGTCCGACCGATGCAGAGGTGGCTGCACATCTGGACCAGCATGACGCCCTCAGACATCTCAGGGACCAGTTCCTGGTGCCCAAAATCAAAGATCTGCCTCCCT CTGATCTCTCGCTGGTCGACGGGGCCGAGGAATGCATCTACCTGGTGGGAAACTCCCTGGGGCTTCAGCCCAAAACGGCCCGGAAATACGTGGAAGAGGAGCTGGACAAGTGGGCCAAAGC GGCCATCCACGGTCACACCGAAGGCTCCCGACCCTGGGCATGGGCTGAGAACAACATAGAGGAACTCATGGCCAATGTTGTTG GAGCGAAACCTGAAGAGGTGGCGCTGATGAACGGCCTGACGGTTAATCTCCACCTTCTACTG CTTTCCTTCTACAAACCCACATCAGGGCGGCACAAAATCCTCCTGGAGGAGAAGGCCTTTCCTTCAGACCAC TACGCGGTGGAGTCTCAGATCCGCCTGCAAGGATTGGACCCTCAGAAGagcatgctgctgctgtcacCCAGACCG GGAGAAGAGACTCTGAGAACCGACGACATCCTGGAGGCCATCGAGAAGGAGGGCGACTCCATCGCTGTGGTGATGTTCAGCGGCGTTCAGTATTACACCGGCCAGCTGTTCGACATGGCCGCCATCACCGAGGCTGGCCAGAGGAAG GGCTGTTACGTGGGTTTTGACTGCGCCCATGCTGCGGGAAACGCCGAGCTGAAGCTGCACGACTGGGGAGTGGACTTCGCCTGCTGGTGCTCCTACAAG TATATAAACTCAGGTGCTGGTGGTCTAGCCGGGGCGTTTATCCACGAGAAACATCGAGACACCATCCAACCTGC GCTGCTGGGATGGTGGGGACATGACCTGAAAACTCGGTTCCAGATGAATAACG TCATGGAGCTGCAGCCTGGAGTGAGCGGCTTCCGACTGTCCAACCAGCCCATCCTGCTTGTCTGCCCCCTGCAGGCCAGTTTGGAG GTGTTTAACATGACCAGTATGCAGGCGTTGCGGAGGAAGTCTCTCCTGTTGACAGGCTACCTGGAGTATCTGATCCAGCATTATTACAGTAAGGACGCCGCTCAGCCTCACAAAGCCCACGTCCACATCGTCACGCCCTCGGACCCTCAGCAGAGAGGCTGCCAGCTATCGCTCTCCTTCTCCGTTCCTATCCTGAAAATCTTCCGGGAGCTGGAGAAGAGGGGAGTCGCT TGTGACATGAGGGAGCCTAATGTGCTGCGagttgctccggtgccgctctACAACTCGTTTAGCGACGTTCACCGCTTCGTCCAAACACTGGGATCAGCGCTCACCGCCGGCAGCCAATGA
- the kynu gene encoding kynureninase isoform X2: protein MKRYISSLCSCSLLFFASLFSYIFPFSPLNSFRLISLFLYIFEDIVYSLDEDPENQNFAFSPPHFCEARPPDPSVMDPLVGSTARETLERVSASLGCGPTDAEVAAHLDQHDALRHLRDQFLVPKIKDLPPSDLSLVDGAEECIYLVGNSLGLQPKTARKYVEEELDKWAKAAIHGHTEGSRPWAWAENNIEELMANVVGAKPEEVALMNGLTVNLHLLLLSFYKPTSGRHKILLEEKAFPSDHYAVESQIRLQGLDPQKSMLLLSPRPGEETLRTDDILEAIEKEGDSIAVVMFSGVQYYTGQLFDMAAITEAGQRKGCYVGFDCAHAAGNAELKLHDWGVDFACWCSYKYINSGAGGLAGAFIHEKHRDTIQPALLGWWGHDLKTRFQMNNVMELQPGVSGFRLSNQPILLVCPLQASLEVFNMTSMQALRRKSLLLTGYLEYLIQHYYSKDAAQPHKAHVHIVTPSDPQQRGCQLSLSFSVPILKIFRELEKRGVACDMREPNVLRVAPVPLYNSFSDVHRFVQTLGSALTAGSQ, encoded by the exons ATGAAGCGGTATATTTCCTCTCTTTGCAGCTGTTCTCTTCTGTTTTTTGCCTCccttttttcttacatttttcctttttccccCCTAAATTCTTTTCgtcttatttctttgttcctgtATATCTTTGAGGACATTGTTTATAGTCTTGATGAAGATCCAGAGAACCAAAACTTTGCGTTCTCCCCCCcacacttttgtgaag CTCGACCTCCCGATCCCTCCGTAATGGACCCGTTAGTTGGCTCGACGGCGAGAGAAACTTTGGAGCGAGTTTCGGCTTCGCTGGGCTGCGGTCCGACCGATGCAGAGGTGGCTGCACATCTGGACCAGCATGACGCCCTCAGACATCTCAGGGACCAGTTCCTGGTGCCCAAAATCAAAGATCTGCCTCCCT CTGATCTCTCGCTGGTCGACGGGGCCGAGGAATGCATCTACCTGGTGGGAAACTCCCTGGGGCTTCAGCCCAAAACGGCCCGGAAATACGTGGAAGAGGAGCTGGACAAGTGGGCCAAAGC GGCCATCCACGGTCACACCGAAGGCTCCCGACCCTGGGCATGGGCTGAGAACAACATAGAGGAACTCATGGCCAATGTTGTTG GAGCGAAACCTGAAGAGGTGGCGCTGATGAACGGCCTGACGGTTAATCTCCACCTTCTACTG CTTTCCTTCTACAAACCCACATCAGGGCGGCACAAAATCCTCCTGGAGGAGAAGGCCTTTCCTTCAGACCAC TACGCGGTGGAGTCTCAGATCCGCCTGCAAGGATTGGACCCTCAGAAGagcatgctgctgctgtcacCCAGACCG GGAGAAGAGACTCTGAGAACCGACGACATCCTGGAGGCCATCGAGAAGGAGGGCGACTCCATCGCTGTGGTGATGTTCAGCGGCGTTCAGTATTACACCGGCCAGCTGTTCGACATGGCCGCCATCACCGAGGCTGGCCAGAGGAAG GGCTGTTACGTGGGTTTTGACTGCGCCCATGCTGCGGGAAACGCCGAGCTGAAGCTGCACGACTGGGGAGTGGACTTCGCCTGCTGGTGCTCCTACAAG TATATAAACTCAGGTGCTGGTGGTCTAGCCGGGGCGTTTATCCACGAGAAACATCGAGACACCATCCAACCTGC GCTGCTGGGATGGTGGGGACATGACCTGAAAACTCGGTTCCAGATGAATAACG TCATGGAGCTGCAGCCTGGAGTGAGCGGCTTCCGACTGTCCAACCAGCCCATCCTGCTTGTCTGCCCCCTGCAGGCCAGTTTGGAG GTGTTTAACATGACCAGTATGCAGGCGTTGCGGAGGAAGTCTCTCCTGTTGACAGGCTACCTGGAGTATCTGATCCAGCATTATTACAGTAAGGACGCCGCTCAGCCTCACAAAGCCCACGTCCACATCGTCACGCCCTCGGACCCTCAGCAGAGAGGCTGCCAGCTATCGCTCTCCTTCTCCGTTCCTATCCTGAAAATCTTCCGGGAGCTGGAGAAGAGGGGAGTCGCT TGTGACATGAGGGAGCCTAATGTGCTGCGagttgctccggtgccgctctACAACTCGTTTAGCGACGTTCACCGCTTCGTCCAAACACTGGGATCAGCGCTCACCGCCGGCAGCCAATGA